A genomic stretch from Ovis canadensis isolate MfBH-ARS-UI-01 breed Bighorn chromosome 5, ARS-UI_OviCan_v2, whole genome shotgun sequence includes:
- the LOC138441569 gene encoding olfactory receptor 2V1-like, whose amino-acid sequence MALLGNQTRISHFILLGLFTHSPLHLLLFSIIVVMFLVALSGNGLMILLINTDSRLHSPMYFFLSWLSLMDLMLISTIVPRMAIDYLLGHGSISFTGCGLQILFFLTLLGDECFLLAFMAYDRYVAISNPLRYSVVMSRCVCWLMVAGSWLFGLVDGLIQAIFTLRFPYCGSQEIDHFFCEVPAVLKLACADTSLYETMIYVCCVLMLLLPFSVISASYLRILITVLHIRSAEGRQKAFATCSSHMAAVSLFYGAAMITYMRPQAYHSSKQDKVVSAFYTMITPMLNPLIYSLRNKEVAGALKKLLGRCSCGVGQN is encoded by the coding sequence ATGGCCTTGTTGGGAAACCAGACTCGCATCTCCCACTTCATCCTCCTGGGCCTCTTCACACACTCACCACtgcacctcctcctcttctccattATCGTGGTCATGTTTCTGGTGGCCCTCTCTGGCAACGGGCTCATGATCCTCCTCATCAACACTGACTCCCGTCTACACAgtcccatgtacttcttcctcagctGGCTGTCACTCATGGACCTCATGCTCATCTCCACCATTGTACCACGCATGGCCATTGACTATCTCCTGGGGCATGGTTCCATATCTTTCACAGGCTGTGGGCTCCAGATCCTGTTCTTTCTCACCCTCCTGGGAGATGAGTGCTTCCTGCTGGCTTTCATGGCCTATGATCGCTATGTGGCCATCAGCAACCCACTGAGGTACTCAGTGGTCATGAGCCGCTGTGTCTGCTGGCTCATGGTGGCAGGATCTTGGCTCTTTGGCCTGGTGGATGGGCTGATCCAGGCTATCTTTACACTACGATTCCCTTACTGTGGCTCCCAAGAGATTGACCACTTCTTCTGTGAGGTCCCTGCAGTGCTCAAGCTGGCCTGTGCTGATACCTCCCTCTATGAGACTATGATCTATGTGTGCTGTGTCCTCATGCTGCTCCTGCCCTTCTCTGTCATCTCTGCCTCATATCTGAGGATCCTGATAACTGTGCTCCACATACGTTCTGCTGAAGGTCGGCAGAAGGCCTTTGCTACCTGTTCCTCTCACATGGCAGCTGTGTCTCTCTTCTACGGGGCCGCCATGATCACCTACATGCGGCCTCAGGCCTATCATTCTTCCAAGCAGGACAAGGTGGTCTCAGCCTTCTATACCATGATTACCCCTATGCTCAACCCACTTATCTACAGCCTGAGGAACAAGGAAGTGGCTGGTGCTCTCAAGAAACTCCTGGGGAGGTGTTCTTGTGGTGTTGGGCAGAACTAG